One window of the Eucalyptus grandis isolate ANBG69807.140 chromosome 6, ASM1654582v1, whole genome shotgun sequence genome contains the following:
- the LOC104448837 gene encoding hexokinase-2, chloroplastic, with protein MLVASASPAVGSPCLRRSPGGGRRGGARFGMTAARSAAPLVSVAPILKKLQKECATPLPVLRRVADAMAADMRAGLAADGGSDLKMILSYVDSLPSGNEKGLFYALDLGGTNFRVLRVQLGGKEDRVLATEFDQVTIPQELMFGTSEELFDFIASGLAKFADKEGGKFHLLPGRKREIGFTFSFPVKQISIDSGILIKWTKGFAVSGTAGKDVVACLNEAMERQGLNMRVSALVNDTVATLAGARYWDNDVMVAVILGTGTNACYVERTDAIPKLDGHVSTPGQTIINTEWGAFSNGLPLTEFDREMDAVSINPGEQIYEKMISGMYLGEIVRRALVRMAEEGALFGKSIPDKLLTPFLLRTPDLSAMQKDESDDLQKVGSVLYDVAGVESNLSARKVVVEVCDTIAKRGGRLAGAGIVGILQKMEEDSKGLIFGKRTVVAMDGGLYENYSKYRGYMHGAVTELLGTELSRNVVIEHSKDGSGIGAALLAAANSNYEHDF; from the exons ATGTTGGTGGCATCAGCTTCGCCGGCCGTCGGATCGCCGTGCCTCCGCCGATCCCCGGGGGGCGGCCGCCGCGGCGGGGCCCGGTTCGGGATGACCGCCGCCCGATCCGCCGCCCCCCTGGTCTCTGTGGCTCCCATCTTGAAGAAGCTGCAGAAGGAGTGCGCTACCCCTCTGCCGGTCCTCCGCCGCGTGGCGGACGCCATGGCCGCCGACATGCGCGCGGGGCTCGCCGCCGACGGCGGGAGCGATCTCAAGATGATACTCAGTTACGTTGACAGCTTGCCCAGCgg GAATGAGAAGGGGTTGTTTTATGCTCTGGATCTCGGAGGGACGAACTTCCGAGTGTTGAGAGTTCAGTTAGGTGGGAAGGAAGATCGTGTACTTGCCACTGAATTCGACCAAGTGACCATCCCTCAAGAGCTCATGTTTGGCACCTCGGAG GAACTCTTTGACTTCATTGCTTCTGGTCTCGCGAAGTTCGCAGACAAGGAAGGTGGAAAATTTCACTTGCTGCCTgggagaaagagggagatagGGTTCACGTTTTCGTTCCCTGTGAAGCAGATTTCAATTGACTCCGGCATACTAATCAAATGGACAAAGGGGTTTGCAGTCTCGGGCACG GCTGGGAAAGATGTGGTTGCATGCTTGAATGAAGCGATGGAGAGACAAGGATTAAATATGCGGGTCTCTGCCCTG GTGAATGATACGGTTGCAACATTAGCTGGAGCCAGATATTGGGACAATGATGTTATGGTTGCTGTTATCTTGGGTACCGGTACCAATGCTTGCTATGTGGAAAGGACGGATGCTATTCCCAAGCTAGACGGCCATGTTTCTACTCCTGGGCAAACA ATAATCAATACTGAATGGGGAGCATTCTCAAATGGCCTTCCTTTGACTGAGTTTGATAGAGAAATGGATGCAGTGAGTATTAACCCTGGTGAGCAG ATATATGAGAAGATGATATCTGGGATGTATCTTGGTGAAATTGTGAGGCGAGCTCTAGTGAGGATGGCTGAAGAAGGTGCTCTGTTTGGAAAATCTATACCGGATAAACTATTGACTCCTTTTCTTCTCAG GACACCAGATCTATCCGCAATGCAGAAAGACGAGTCTGATGATCTGCAGAAAGTGGGGTCAGTCCTATATGATGTAGCCGGA GTGGAGTCCAACCTCAGTGCGAGGAAAGTCGTTGTGGAAGTCTGCGACACCATTGCCAAGCGAGGAGGCCGGTTAGCTGGTGCAGGAATCGTGGGAATCCTGCAGAAGATGGAAGAAGACTCGAAGGGTCTCATATTTGGAAAGAGGACGGTCGTGGCCATGGATGGAGGGTTGTATGAGAACTATTCCAAATACAGAGGATACATGCACGGTGCTGTCACAGAACTTCTAGGGACCGAGCTATCAAGAAACGTGGTGATAGAACATTCAAAGGACGGGTCGGGCATCGGAGCTGCTCTCTTGGCTGCTGCAAACTCAAATTATGAGCACGACTTCTAG
- the LOC104448836 gene encoding WEB family protein At1g75720, producing MDGLNVMTRRVEIDRRAPFKSVKEAVSLFGEKVLAGELVCTSKLKEMHQNGVKLKRHTNGGNGDESLTEELRETKQSLLMAREEGLSMAKSLSSLQEELARTKRELHHLRRLERHRDPDLDTKQKHPTEAVVGGSSRGGRGGGDDDKEDVKFVEKTTTEFQKKRYVTFSNPVSVAHHVAAPLATAAVDEAVLRRHPSLRKKKKKALIPLGHLIGGIFLRKRGNRAEATTSAQHA from the exons ATGGACGGATTGAATGTGATGACGAGGAGGGTCGAGATCGATCGGAGAGCACCATTCAAGTCTGTCAAAGAGGCCGTTTCGCTGTTCGGAGAGAAAGTCCTCGCCGGAGAGCTGGTTTGTACCAGCAAGCTCAAAGAG ATGCATCAAAATGGAGTCAAACTGAAAAGGCATACGAATGGCGGCAACGGTGACGAAAGCCTCACGGAAGAGCTGAGAGAGACGAAGCAGAGCCTCCTAATGGCGAGAGAGGAAGGCCTGTCCATGGCCAAGTCCCTCTCTTCCCTCCAGGAAGAGCTCGCTCGGACCAAGCGCGAGCTCCACCATCTTAGGAGGCTGGAGCGCCACCGGGATCCCGACTTGGACACGAAACAGAAGCACCCCACTGAGGCCGTCGTTGGCGGCAGCAGCAGAGGTGGCCGTGGTGGTGGCGACGATGACAAAGAAGATGTAAAGTTCGTGGAGAAGACGACAACGGAGTTCCAGAAGAAGCGGTACGTGACGTTCTCCAACCCCGTGTCGGTGGCTCATCATGTGGCGGCGCCACTGGCCACGGCGGCGGTCGATGAGGCGGTGCTGCGGAGGCATCCCtcgttgaggaagaagaagaagaaggcgctGATTCCGCTTGGCCATCTCATCGGGGGGATCTTCTTGAGGAAGAGAGGGAACAGAGCTGAAGCTACGACGTCGGCGCAACATGCATGA
- the LOC104448833 gene encoding oil body-associated protein 1A, with translation MSPATATRSGARSPRTTEAIKRARPSSSFATLREGEFKSSSREEREAEKGEEEVMATTHPDIPGEPTHTGTALLETANAAIQTFGPLNKIHQHLCAFHFYAHDMTRQVEAHHYCGHQNEEMRQCLIYDGPGADARLIGLEYIVSESLFLALPDEEKPLWHSHEYEVKGGYLFMPGTPGPIERQDLGKVCKTYGKTIHFWQVDRGDSLPLGLPQIMMALTRDGQLKEDLAQDVEKRFGVSFRKERENRAYMKGLEHGIHPLANAAGKGLETQLREVECKPAESVPRVFV, from the exons ATGTCCCCTGCCACCGCCACGCGTAGCGGCGCACGATCCCCACGCACGACGGAAGCAATAAAACGAGCAcgtccctcctcctcctttgcgACTCTGCGGGAAGGAGAATTCAAAAGTAGTTcgcgagaagagagagaggccgagaaaggtgaagaagaagtaATGGCAACGACTCACCCGGACATCCCCGGCGAGCCCACCCACACCGGCACCGCGCTGCTCGAAACTGCCAACGCCGCCATCCAGACCTTCGGCCCTCTCAACAAGATCCACCAACACCTCTGCGC GTTTCATTTCTACGCGCACGACATGACGCGGCAGGTGGAGGCCCACCACTACTGCGGCCACCAGAACGAGGAGATGCGGCAGTGCCTCATCTACGACGGCCCCGGCGCCGACGCCCGGCTCATCGGCCTTGAGTACATCGTCTCCGAGAGCCTCTTCCTGGCCCTGCCCGACGAGGAGAAGCCGCTGTGGCACAGCCACGAGTACGAGGTGAAGGGCGGGTACCTCTTCATGCCGGGCACCCCGGGCCCGATAGAGAGGCAGGACCTCGGCAAGGTGTGCAAGACCTACGGCAAGACCATCCACTTCTGGCAGGTCGACCGCGGGGACAGCCTCCCGCTGGGCCTGCCCCAGATCATGATGGCCCTCACCAGGGACGGCCAGCTCAAGGAGGACCTCGCGCAAG ACGTCGAGAAGCGATTCGGGGTATCGTTcaggaaggagagggagaacCGGGCGTACATGAAGGGGCTCGAGCACGGGATACACCCGCTCGCAAACGCTGCCGGGAAGGGCCTGGAGACGCAGCTGAGGGAGGTGGAGTGCAAGCCCGCGGAGTCCGTGCCCAGAGTCTTTGTTTGA
- the LOC104448835 gene encoding uncharacterized protein LOC104448835, whose amino-acid sequence MHNKPQVEESFVIQVRGEESSLGRLPPNKSQASSITASKLNLSSMKLFNRFRKIIMRLVFPSFAPRSGSSASPAAAGSRHRNSCDKPEPPKSSFSSYYSSQSHYNEAIADCIEFFNKSSSQDGFPDGRRRSDVMV is encoded by the coding sequence ATGCATAACAAGCCTCAGGTCGAGGAGAGCTTCGTGATACAAGTTAGAGGAGAAGAATCATCGCTTGGAAGACTCCCTCCTAATAAATCTCAGGCGTCGTCCATCACCGCTTCGAAGCTGAATCTCTCCTCCATGAAGCTCTTCAACCGGTTCCGGAAGATCATCATGCGCCTCGTCTTCCCGAGCTTCGCTCCCCGCAGCGGCTCGTCCGCCTCACCGGCGGCCGCGGGCTCGCGGCACCGGAATAGCTGCGACAAGCCCGAGCCTCCGAAGAGCTCGTTCAGCTCGTACTACTCATCCCAATCCCACTACAACGAAGCGATCGCCGACTGCATCGAGTTCTTCAACAAATCGTCGTCTCAGGACGGGTTTCCCGACGGGAGGAGAAGATCTGACGTCATGGTTTGA